The sequence TGATGCTGTTACTGTACAAGATATTCTGATATCACCGACTATCTGTCCTTCTTTAGGGTGTAAGATACAATTCAAGTCCTCATATTTTTGTAGCATTTCTTTAGCAAACTGATAGTAAATTCTACCTGCATCAGTTAGGCGAATATTCCTATTATCTCGTTCAAAAAGTATTACCTCCATCTCTTGTTCAATACGTTGAATAAGACGAGTTAAAGCTGATGGTGTCAGAAAGCATTTTTCACTTGCTCTACCAAAATGTAAGGTTTCAGCCAATACTCTAAAGGCATTTAGTTCTTTTTTATCAATCATATGTACTTTTTATTGCACTTTATGCAACAAATAATTGCAAATTTTTCACTTTATTTCAAGACATACTTTCTGTAGATTTATAATTAGATTTACGATAAAAGAGCTAAATACTGGAGAATATTATGAAAATTCAAAGTAACATTTTTGAAGTTAAGGAATACAACTTAGGCGGTCACAATGAGACTATTGTTGCAGGTGGTCGTCATTTATTTGAAAAATTACCTCAGGCATTTGAAGGAATCAAACAAATTGGTGTAATTGGCTGGGGATCTCAAGGTCCAGCGCAAGCACAAAACTTACGCGACTCTTTAGAAGGAACTGATATTAAAGTTAAAGTTGGTTTACGTGCAGGTTCAAGCTCAGAAAAAGAAGCAGAAGCGGTTGGTTTTACTAAAGAAAATGGTACTTTAGGTGAGATGTTTGATGTTATTAAAGAATCAGATATGGCTATTATATTAATATCTGATGCTGCTCAAGCTAAACTTTATGATAAAATTTTTGAAGCTGTAAAACCTGGAGCAACTTTAGGCTTCTCGCATGGTTTCTTGATTGGCTTTGCTGAAGGTATCAATTATAAAATCAGAGATGACATAAATATCATCGCAATGTGTCCTAAAGGTATGGGACCTTCTGTTCGTCGCTTATATGAGCAAGGCAAAACAGTAAATGGCGCTGGTATTAATAGTAGTATTGGTGTTTATCAAGATGTTAATGGTAAAGCGACTGAGCAGGCTCTAGCTTGGGCTATCGCTTGTGGTGCTCCATTTGTATTCCCAACAACTATGGAAATGGAGTATCGTTCAGATATTTTTGGTGAAAGAGGTGTCTTACTTGGTGGTGTGCACGGTATCATCGAAGTACTTTATCGTTACTTCACTGACAATGGTATGGACAAAGAAGAGGCTTTCCGTCGCACTGCTGAAGCAATCACAGGACCAATATCTAAGATCATCTCAACTCAAGGTTTGAGAAAAGTATATGAAAGCTTAGAAACCGCTGAAGATAAGCAAAAATTCGAAAATGCTTATAATGCTGCTTATACTCCTTTATTTGACATCTTAATTGAGTGTTACGAGGATGTTGAAAGTGGTAATGAAATCCGTTCAGTTGTATTGGCTGGTGCACGTCATGATCGCCTACCAATGGGTAAAATCGATAAAACCGAGCTTTGGAAAGTTGGTGAGAAGGTAAGAGCTGAACGTGATCAGCATAAAACTCCTATTGATCCGATTACAGCTGGCGTATATATCGCTTGTATGATGGCTCAAACTGATGTTTTAGTTCAAAAAGGTCATGCTTACTCTGAAATTGTTAATGAGTCTATTATTGAAGCTGTAGATTCACTAAACCCATACATGCACTTCAAAGGTGTTGCTCATATGGTTGATAACTGTTCAACTACTGCTAGACTTGGTTCACGTAAATGGGCGCCTAGATTTGACTACAACTTAATGCAGCAAACTATCCCATGTATTAATACTAAAGCAGGTGCAGACGCTCCTTTTGGGAAATTTGCTAACCATCCAGTTCATGAAGCTTTAGCAGTTTGTTCAACTTTACGCCCTTCTGTGGACATAAGTGTTGTAGAATAAACATTAGTATAAAAATCAATTCTTAAAATCTCATGCAAATTAAAGAAGCTCAACACACTATAGATAAGCTTTTTAAAAATATTTCTCATCCAAGATTAGCTAGTTTTATTGCTCTGACTGAGGAGGTTGGTGAACTAGCTAATGAAATTATGCAAAAAGAAATCTATGAAGAAACTTCTAATAATGAAAAGATCAAATTAGAACTAACTGATGTACTAGTTTGTGTCTTTGAAATTGCAAATCTATACAATATCGATCTTGAGTTAGAGTTTGAAAAGAAAATACAAAACCTAAAACCACGAGTTAAGCAATGGCAAAGCGCTAGTAAACTGCTTAAATCTAAAAGGGAAAAGCTAGATTAAGTATAACTGTTGTAGTTTAAGTATTATTATTTTATATCTAGCTATATCTTTTATAATATTTTTGTACTACACTAGGAGTGTAAGGATAGAAAATTTTCAAAAGTTTAATTTTCATTATATTAATTTCAGTTTTTGCTTAATCTCATAAATTGTCATTTCATATAGTCCATACATAAATTAATAGCCTTAAGTGGCTATATAGAAATAACCAAATAAAAATTAAAGAGAATAGAAATGGATAATAAATCACAAGGTACAGTAAAATTTTTCAATGACCAAAAAGGATTTGGTTTTATAACTCCTGAAAATGGTGGTAAAGATGTATTTGTACATATATCAAAACTAAATGGCGAAACAATCCTAGAAGGCCAACAAGTTACTTTTGAAACTCAAGAAGGTAGAAAAGGCCCTGAAGCTATAAATATCGAGGTACTATAATGCCAAGTATTAGAGTAGACGAACGTAAACCTTTTGATATTAGTTTAAGAAACTTCAAACGTGCTTGCGAAAAAGCTGGAATCAAGCAAGAGCTTAGAGATAGACAGCATTATGTTAAGCCAACTGAAAAAAGAAAAATTGCTAAGAGAGCAGCTGTAAAAAGAGCTAGAATTGCTCAAAGAAGAGCTTTCGCTTAATTTATCTTTTACTCAATTCTTTACTTAAACATTCATTTATATTTCAAAATATTAAATAATTCATATTAGGCTGAATGCTTTTTTAGTGTTTTATACAGGCCTTACTTATCAAACTTCTGTATAACCCATAGAGGACCTATTAGTAAAAATTGGATATCTTTTAAGAAAGACGGTTTTTTACCTTCTAAATGATGACCATAGAATTGTAAAGCCCAACCAATTATAAATATAAGTAGCGAAATCAATAAAATATCTGGAATAATAGTTGCTACGCCAAGCATAATTAAGCTTGCCACTAACATAATCCAAGCATATCTAAAAGATAATGAGAAATAAAAACATAATGCTAAGACTATCAAAATCAAAGCTAACCAAAAACTGATCGAATATAATATCCCAATAATTGAAAAAGTAATTGCTGGAACGCAAATAGTATGAATCTTTTGATTTATAGGATTTTTGTGACTCAATGAGTATTCATATAGCCAACTTTGTAAATCACGTTGCATAAGTAATTATTTTAATAATAGCATTATTAAAAGTTTACATTAAAAATAATCTTTTAAAATAGATGTCTGTTACTTTGTATCTTTTATCCTATAAATTAGGTGATTTGACAAAAATCTAATAAACAGTCTTCTTTTGTTAACTTAAAAATCAATCTCTCACGTAAACTATCTTTTTTATAAAGACTAGCTCCTAATTTTTCAACCGCTTTCTGTGAACGGAAATTCTCAACCCAAACATCAAAAAATACAGTTTCAACAAAGTTAAATGCATAGCTAAGCATTAACTTTTTAACATTCTTATTTAGTTCAGTTCCCCAATATTTTTTCGCATAAAACGTATAACCTATCTTTATTGATAATGTAACAGAATCATACTCATAATATCTTGTAGAACCGACTAACTCATCTTTATAGTAGATCAAATAACAATTTTGAGGATTATTTATTCCACTATCAAAAAACTTCTTAAATACTTCCCTTTTATATCTTAACCTATCATCATGCTGGTACCAAATTTTAGGATCACTGGCTACTTTAAATAACTTATCAAAGTCATCATTTTGCATTACTCGAAGACAAATATTTTCATAAGATAATAATTTACTAAAGTCCATATAATCAGATACTTTTTTATATATTTTATTATTAAATAATAAACTACTAAAGACTTTTGTAAGCTTTAGCAAAGGATTTTTCAAAGAATTAAATTTTAAAATATTTAATAGATAGTAAAAGGCTATTCAACAGTTACAGATTTAGCTAAATTTCTAGGTTGATCAACATCTGTACCTTTAATTATTGCAACATGATATGAAAGAAGCTGAAGAGGTATTGTAAATACTATTGGCGCACTAAAGTCATGACCACCATCTAACTCCAGTACAATACTATTATCAAAATTAACTCTATCCTTAATTGCTTTATCAACAAAAAGTATTAATTTACCACCTCTTGCATGAACCTCTTGAAGATTTGAAAGAGTTTTATCTAATAAATCATCATTAGGTACTACTGCCACTATTGGCATATTTTTATCAACTAAAGCTAATGGGCCATGCTTTAGCTCCCCAGATGGATAGGCTTCTGCGTGAATATAAGAGATCTCTTTAAGCTTTAAAGCCCCTTCTACAGCTATAGGAAAATATAAGCCTCTTCCAAGGAAAATCGTATGCTCTTTATCTGAGAAGTACTCGCTTATTTCATCTATTTCAGGGTCAAGTTTTAAAGCTCCCATCACTAAAGCTCGAGTATTTTTCAGCTCTTGTGTGTATTTTGCAATCTCTATATCTGTTAGACTATTTCTAAGCTTAGCCATAGCTAATGTAAAGATCGCTAATGCTATTAACTGAGTAGTAAATGCTTTGGTAGATGCGACACCTATCTCAACACCTGCTTTTGTCATAAATGCAATATCAGACTCTCTTACTAGTGAGCTATTTGGTACATTGCATATACACATGCTTCCAGCATAGCCTTGCTTTTTACTTTTTCTAAGTGATTCTAAAGTATCCGCTGTCTCACCTGACTGAGATATACTGACAAATAATGAACCATCTACAACAACGTTATCTCGATATCTAAGCTCACTTGCAATCTCAACACTACAAGGTATCTTTGCATACTTTTCTATCCAGTATTTAGCTGTCATACCAGCATTATAACTTGTACCACATGCAACTATACAAATATGCTTAGTTTTCTCAAATAACTCTTTTGCTCTATTATCAAAGTTTTCTAATGTGATTTCATTATCATCTTTTAATGATGCTAAAATCGTATTTGAAATAGCCTCAGGTTGCTCGTATATCTCTTTAAGCATATAGTGCTTATAACCATCTTTTGATGCACTCGATGATGAATAGTTATACTCTTCAACTTCAAGATTTTTCGGAGCCCCTTGAGCATCAAAGACATCGACATCATCCTTAGAAACTATCGCTATATCACCTTCATCAAGATAAGAGAATTTATTTGTTACAGGTAATAAAGATAAAGCATCTGATGATACAAAATTCTCATCAATTCCAACACCTATTACTAAAGGTGATCCAGAACGTACTGCTATAATCTTATCAGGAAAGTTTTGTGATATGATTGCTAAAGCATAAGCGCCTTTTAGTAAAGCTATAATACGCTTAATATTTCCTATTATAGATTCTTGGGCACTCCACTCTCTATCTAATAAGTGAGCAACAACCTCTGTATCAGTATCTGACTTAAACCCATAGCCATCTGCTATTAATGATTTTTTAAGTTCAGAAAAGTTTTCTATAACACCATTATGTACTATACAAAAGTTCTCTGATGCATGAGGGTGAGAGTTCTCTTTTGACGGTTTACCATGAGTTGCCCATCTTGTATGTGCTATACCTAT is a genomic window of Francisella sp. LA112445 containing:
- a CDS encoding ketol-acid reductoisomerase gives rise to the protein MKIQSNIFEVKEYNLGGHNETIVAGGRHLFEKLPQAFEGIKQIGVIGWGSQGPAQAQNLRDSLEGTDIKVKVGLRAGSSSEKEAEAVGFTKENGTLGEMFDVIKESDMAIILISDAAQAKLYDKIFEAVKPGATLGFSHGFLIGFAEGINYKIRDDINIIAMCPKGMGPSVRRLYEQGKTVNGAGINSSIGVYQDVNGKATEQALAWAIACGAPFVFPTTMEMEYRSDIFGERGVLLGGVHGIIEVLYRYFTDNGMDKEEAFRRTAEAITGPISKIISTQGLRKVYESLETAEDKQKFENAYNAAYTPLFDILIECYEDVESGNEIRSVVLAGARHDRLPMGKIDKTELWKVGEKVRAERDQHKTPIDPITAGVYIACMMAQTDVLVQKGHAYSEIVNESIIEAVDSLNPYMHFKGVAHMVDNCSTTARLGSRKWAPRFDYNLMQQTIPCINTKAGADAPFGKFANHPVHEALAVCSTLRPSVDISVVE
- a CDS encoding MazG-like family protein, which codes for MQIKEAQHTIDKLFKNISHPRLASFIALTEEVGELANEIMQKEIYEETSNNEKIKLELTDVLVCVFEIANLYNIDLELEFEKKIQNLKPRVKQWQSASKLLKSKREKLD
- a CDS encoding cold-shock protein, with translation MDNKSQGTVKFFNDQKGFGFITPENGGKDVFVHISKLNGETILEGQQVTFETQEGRKGPEAINIEVL
- the rpsU gene encoding 30S ribosomal protein S21; protein product: MPSIRVDERKPFDISLRNFKRACEKAGIKQELRDRQHYVKPTEKRKIAKRAAVKRARIAQRRAFA
- a CDS encoding Mpo1-like protein; amino-acid sequence: MQRDLQSWLYEYSLSHKNPINQKIHTICVPAITFSIIGILYSISFWLALILIVLALCFYFSLSFRYAWIMLVASLIMLGVATIIPDILLISLLIFIIGWALQFYGHHLEGKKPSFLKDIQFLLIGPLWVIQKFDK
- a CDS encoding GNAT family N-acetyltransferase, with protein sequence MDFSKLLSYENICLRVMQNDDFDKLFKVASDPKIWYQHDDRLRYKREVFKKFFDSGINNPQNCYLIYYKDELVGSTRYYEYDSVTLSIKIGYTFYAKKYWGTELNKNVKKLMLSYAFNFVETVFFDVWVENFRSQKAVEKLGASLYKKDSLRERLIFKLTKEDCLLDFCQIT
- the glmS gene encoding glutamine--fructose-6-phosphate transaminase (isomerizing), coding for MCGIVGANSTRNVTNILIEGLKKLEYRGYDSAGLAVIDSQKNIDICKEVGKVVELEKSVHSLADFKGNIGIAHTRWATHGKPSKENSHPHASENFCIVHNGVIENFSELKKSLIADGYGFKSDTDTEVVAHLLDREWSAQESIIGNIKRIIALLKGAYALAIISQNFPDKIIAVRSGSPLVIGVGIDENFVSSDALSLLPVTNKFSYLDEGDIAIVSKDDVDVFDAQGAPKNLEVEEYNYSSSSASKDGYKHYMLKEIYEQPEAISNTILASLKDDNEITLENFDNRAKELFEKTKHICIVACGTSYNAGMTAKYWIEKYAKIPCSVEIASELRYRDNVVVDGSLFVSISQSGETADTLESLRKSKKQGYAGSMCICNVPNSSLVRESDIAFMTKAGVEIGVASTKAFTTQLIALAIFTLAMAKLRNSLTDIEIAKYTQELKNTRALVMGALKLDPEIDEISEYFSDKEHTIFLGRGLYFPIAVEGALKLKEISYIHAEAYPSGELKHGPLALVDKNMPIVAVVPNDDLLDKTLSNLQEVHARGGKLILFVDKAIKDRVNFDNSIVLELDGGHDFSAPIVFTIPLQLLSYHVAIIKGTDVDQPRNLAKSVTVE